One part of the Humulus lupulus chromosome 9, drHumLupu1.1, whole genome shotgun sequence genome encodes these proteins:
- the LOC133800008 gene encoding acetyl-CoA acetyltransferase 2-like: protein MLVEVPGGQGKPSKIVDKDEGLEKFDAAKLRKLRPSFRQNEGSVTAGNASIISDGAAALVLVSGEKALQLGLQVIAKIKGYAHAAQAPEFFTTAPALVIPKAISNAGLDASQIDNYEINESVFCKILVLVIHIH, encoded by the exons ATGCTG GTTGAAGTGCCTGGGGGCCAAGGGAAGCCATCCAAAATTGTTGACAAGGATGAAGGTCTAGAAAAG TTTGATGCTGCAAAATTAAGAAAGCTAAGACCAAGTTTCAGGCAGAACGAGGGCTCTGTTACTGCTGGCAATGCTTCAATCATAAG TGATGGTGCAGCTGCATTAGTCCTAGTGAGTGGAGAGAAGGCACTTCAACTTGGATTACAAGTAATTGCAAAGATTAAGGGCTATGCTCATGCAGCTCAG GCACCTGAATTCTTTACAACTGCTCCAGCCCTTGTGATACCAAAAGCTATTTCAAATGCTGGTTTAGATGCTTCTCAGATTGATAACTATGAAATAAATGAAAGTGTTTTCTGTAAGATTTTAGTACTTGTAATCCATATACATTGA
- the LOC133800009 gene encoding uncharacterized protein LOC133800009, translating to MTVIEYALNFDRLTKFASKLVPTDAARRDRFVRRLNPMVAWDVRITSVLGVTTYSQDIGTEFSEAILLFFANGKIPTELNKTILTLIPKVDSPTVASDFRPVVCCNTLYKCISKMIFFRLAEILPKIIYQNQGAFVKNRQLAHNILLLKDLFHGYSRNNISPYCLIKIDLSKAYDSVDWAFLEEIMTAFCFPRKFINWIMVCLSESSYSLLMNGRLEGSFEGRKGLRQGDPISPILFVLVMEYLTRLLKQVANHREFRFHPMCKHLHLVNLCFADDMILLCKGNFRSVQLMFEDFLSFCNSSGLAANLNKSQVYFGGVAAEVKQSILKFVALGEGNFPLKYLGISLRPTKWQAADCGEIIKKIQAKLHMWASRHLSFAGRTQLIFLGSSNNGSKLHCTSWAQVCLPKTLGGLGFMKGSVWNKVLMAKFIWALFTKQDVLWVKWIDGIYLKGQTFWSYHLKADVSWYWRKLCYLRETFSDNILANATVNGKLRLKVLLSSILQRQPIEFAKTVWCCLTVPKHRFILWQSVLGHLLTRDNLVRCHVSIVSVLCSVCEQVEESHQHLFFDCWFSQQVWTLLKGWLGSGIWPLQFVGWKEWLDRKPKSFMHSISIAVLAAAVYGVWFNRNSGIFSVCSYTPLYTVRLIKQAVKFRLYGKVNAAASGFRGARFWSFIEEFGDLDIPRSTLVPVDKLLDADPTKKMAARLFTVENLNRHNLSAVSDPDALWHVFE from the exons ATGACTGTGATTGAGTATGCCCTGAATTTTGACAGGTTGACCAAGTTTGCTTCTAAATTGGTGCCAACCGATGCTGCCAGGAGAGACAGGTTTGTTCGGAGATTAAACCCCATGGTGGCATGGGATGTTAGGATCACGTCAGTGCTTGGGGTTACCACATATTCTCAG GATATAGGTACTGAATTTTCAGAAGCGATCTTGTTATTTTTTGCGAATGGAAAGATTCCTACTGAGTTAAACAAAACAATACTCACTCTAATACCTAAGGTAGATTCTCCCACTGTGGCTTCTGATTTTAGACCTGTTGTCTGCTGTAATACTCTGTATAAATGCATCTCTAAGATGATTTTCTTTCGTTTGGCTGAGATTCTTCCTAAGATTATATACCAAAATCAGGGTGCCTTTGTAAAAAATCGACAACTGGCTCACAATATTCTGCTTCTTAAGGATTTGTTTCATGGTTATTCTAGAAATAATATATCTCCCTATTGCCTGATAAAGATCGATCTTAGTAAGGCTTACGATTCTGTTGATTGGGCGTTTTTGGAAGAGATTATGACTGCTTTTTGCTTCcctagaaaatttattaattggaTAATGGTGTGTTTGTCGGAATCTTCTTATTCTCTGCTCATGAATGGGAGATTAGAGGGTAGTTTTGAGGGGAGGAAAGGTTTAAGACAGGGCGATCCTATTTCTCCTATTCTCTTTGTGCTGGTAATGGAGTATCTCACTAGACTCCTTAAGCAAGTTGCCAATCATAGAGAGTTTAGGTTTCACCCAATGTGCAAACATTTACATTTAGTGAACCTTTGCTTTGCGGATGATATGATCTTGTTATGTAAGGGCAACTTTAGATCAGTTCAGTTGATGTTTGAGGATTTTCTGAGTTTCTGTAATAGTTCTGGGCTTGCTGCTAACTTGAATAAGTCTCAAGTTTACTTTGGGGGAGTGGCAGCTGAGGTGAAGCAGAGTATTCTGAAGTTTGTTGCACTTGGTGAGGGTAATTTCCCTTTGAAGTACCTGGGGATCTCTTTGAGACCTACGAAGTGGCAAGCTGCTGATTGTGGGGAGATTATTAAGAAAATTCAGGCTAAACTTCACATGTGGGCGAGTAGACATCTATCATTTGCGGGGAGAACTCAgctgatatttttg GGCTCTTCTAATAATGGAAGCAAACTTCATTGTACATCTTGGGCTCAAGTTTGTCTCCCTAAAACTCTTGGAGGTCTGGGTTTTATGAAAGGTTCTGTTTGGAACAAAGTTCTCATGGCTAAGTTCATTTGGGCTTTGTTCACTAAACAAGATGTGTTATGGGTGAAGTGGATAGATGGAATTTATCTTAAGGGACAAACTTTTTGGTCTTACCATCTTAAAGCTGACGTGAGTTGGTATTGGCGTAAACTCTGTTACCTAAGGGAAACTTTCTCTGATAATATTTTGGCTAATGCAACTGTGAATGGTAAACTTCGGCTGAAGGTATTGTTAAGCAGCATTCTTCAAAGACAACCTATTGAGTTTGCTAAGACTGTTTGGTGTTGTCTTACTGTCCCTAAGCATAGATTTATCCTGTGGCAATCAGTTTTGGGTCATCTTCTGACTAGGGACAATTTAGTGAGGTGTCACGTGTCTATTGTTTCTGTGTTGTGCTCGGTCTGTGAGCAGGTGGAGGAATCGCATCAGCACCTTTTCTTTGATTGCTGGTTTTCTCAGCAAGTCTGGACTCTGCTCAAAGGGTGGCTGGGATCTGGTATTTGGCCTCTTCAGTTTGTTGGCTGGAAAGAGTGGTTAGATAGGAAGCCTAAGAGTTTTATGCATAGCATCTCTATAGCTGTTTTGGCTGCTGCGGTTTATGGTGTGTGGTTTAATAGGAACTCTGGCATATTTTCTGTTTGTTCCTATACTCCTTTGTATACAGTGAGGTTGATTAAGCAGGCTGTGAAGTTTAGATT atatggcaaAGTGAATGCAGCAGCAAGTGGCTTCCGAGGCGCAAGATTCTGGTCCTTTATTG AGGAGTTTGGTGACCTTGACATTCCCCGGTCGACGTTAGTGCCAGTGGACAAACTCCTCGATGCCGACCCCACCAAGAAAATGGCTGCCCGCCTCTTCACCGTGGAAAACCTGAACCGCCACAACTTATCCGCGGTATCAGATCCTGATGCATTGTGGCACGTTTTCGAGTGA